Below is a window of Streptomyces sp. WMMB303 DNA.
CGCGGCCGGAGTGGCGGCGGCCGCACCGGGCGGTCTCGCCGCCGGGGCGCACGCCGCGGCCCCACGCCTTCGCGGCCGGGCTGCCGGGAAGGCACCTTCGGCCGGGTCTCCGTTCACGGTGCCGCTGGAGGTGCAACGGCCGATCCGCCCGCTGCGCCTGGCGGGCCATGACTTCTACCGGCTCACGCCCCGGGAGGCGGACGTCGGCCTGCTGCCGGGCACCACGACCCGGATCCGCTCCTTCAACGGCCGGATCAGCCCGCTGATCATGGCCGAGCGGGGCAGGCCCGTGCTCGTCGAGCAGGTCAACCGGATGGACGTGCCCTTCTCGATGCACCTGCACGGCGGGCACACTCCGCAGCGCTACGACGGGCACCCCATGTACCAGCTCGAACCCGGCGAGCGGCGGCTCTTCCGCTACCCGAACGAGCAGGACGCGGCGACGCTGTGGCTGCACGACCACTCGCACGAACAGCACGCGGAGAACATCTACCGCGGGCTGGCGGCCACCTACCTCCTGACCGACGAGTTCGAGCGGCACCTCCCGCTGCCCAAGGGCCGCTACGATGTGGCGCTGCAGCTGCGCGACGCGCAGTTCGCGGACGACGGGGCCCTGGTGTGGGACCTGCACGGTTTCAGGGAACGGCACACGGTCCTGGTCAACGGACGGCCCCGGCCCTACTTCGAGGTGGCGGCGCGCAAGTACCGGCTGCGGCTGATCAACACCTCCAACGAGCGGGTCTTCAGTCTCCAGCTGGGCGAGGGTGAGGAGTTCACCCATATCGGGACCGACGGGGGGCTGCTCCCCGCGCCCGTCCCCACCCGGATGCTGCAACTGTGGCCGGGCGAGCGGCAGGAGATCGTCGTCGACTTCGCCCGCCACGGGGTGGGCCGCCGGCTGGTGCTCGCCAACGCGCACCCCTACGAGGGCGAGGCACCGGAGGTGATGCGGTTCGACGTGGTCCGCCGGGCCGGCGACCCCAGCGAGGTGCCCGAAACGCTGCGGCCGGTGCCGGACCTGGGGACCTCCGCCGTCGAGCGGGAGTTCGTCATGGCCTTCGATCCGAAGACCGGCCAACACCTGATCAACGGCGAGCCGTTCGACATGCACCGGGTGGACATCCGGCCCCGGCTCGATGTCGCCGAGACCTGGAAGATCGTCAACGGCGACGGCGAGCTGGGCATCCCGCACTCGATGCATCCGCACCTGGACGCGTTCCGGATCCTGGACCGGAACGGGAAGCCGCCCGCGGCCGGCGAGGCCGGACTGAAGGACGTGGTCGCGGTGCCCCCGGGCGAGTCGGTGCGGATCCAGGTGCGCTTCACCGAGCACACGGGGCTGTACATGTACCACTGCCACATGCTCAGCCACGCACAGATGGGCATGATGGGCCAGATGGAGATCGTCCGCTGACGGCACTCCCCGGGGGGCCGCCCAGCCCCCGCGGCACCCGCAGTACGCACGCAGCGCCCCGGACCGAGGTCCGGGGCGCTGCGTGTTCCGGCGCCGGACGGGAGCCCGGCGCGGAGCCACCGGGCGGGCCGCGGCCCAGGACGCGGGAGGCCGCGGCCCGGCGGGCCCGGCCGCGGCCGGAGGTCACAGCGCCGTCACCGCCACCGCGTTCAGCAGCAGCGCCGCCACCGCCAGTACGGTGCGCAGCAGATGCCAGCGGCGCCACAGCGGCCGCGGGTCCTCCCAGTCAGCGGGCAGCACCCGCGGGTCGGCCACCGCCTTGACCCGGCGGTTGATGGGGACGTTGCACAGGTGGGAGACGGCGGAGACGCCCAGCAGCAGGACCGCGGCGGCGGCGAACAGCCCCCGGGCCGCGCCGTCGTCGGCGATCAGGGCCAGCGCGACGGCGAGCCCCGTGGAGGTGAGGACGACGACCGGCATCGTCGGGTCCCAGTTGCGGCCCAGCAGCTTGTGGGCGTGCACGTAGGTGCCGGTCTCCATGGCGAACAGCGCCGGCAGGACGCTGAGCGCCACGGCGAAGAGGACCCCCGCCGTGACGCCGCTGCCGAGGAGAACGGCCACCCCGAGGACAGCGTCCACCCTCATCGGGTCAGCTCCCGGCGGGGTGCGTGTCCACCGTCAGCTGCGCGACGGACCGCATCGTGGCGTCGCGGAAGTAGGCCGCGAACGCCTCGGGAGAGGCCGTGTCGCGCGGCTCGGCGAGGTAGGGCTGGAGCTTCTCCTCCAGGACGTGGACGCCTTTCTGCCGGGCCATGTGGGCGCCGACGGCGGCGAAGTCGCCCTCGTAGTGGATGACGCGCACCATCACGTCGTCCTTGATGAAGACGCCGGTGCCCAGCAGCCGTCCGGCCGCCTGGCCGTCGTCGCCGGCCAGGTCGGGTGTGTCGACGCGCTTGAAGTGGGCGAAGATCTCCGCGATCTCGTCCTCGTACCCCGGCTTGACCCGGTAGGTGATCGCCGCGTAGGGCATCAGATTCCTCCATCGACTGTGAGCGTGGCACCGGTGACGTAGCGGGCGGTGTCCCCCGCGAGGTAGAGGACCGCGCCGGCCACGTCCGCCGCGGTGCCCAGTCGGCCCAGCGCCGTCATTCCGGCGAGGCGCTCGACGAGCTGCGGGGGCAGCCCCGCGCCCGGCTCGTCCTCGGTCGCGGTGACGCCGGGCGCGACGGTGTTGACCCGGATCCCCCGGTCGCCGACCTCCTTGCTCAGCGCCCGGCCGAAGCCCACCAGCGCCGCCTTGGAGGCGGAGTAGTGGGTGCCCAGCGGGCGCCCGCGCAGCGCCACCGACGCGCCGACGTTGACGATCGAGGCGCCGTCGGCCAGCAGTTCGTGCACCGCCCGGGTGACCAGATAGGCGGAGGTGACGTTGGAGTTCATCAGCCGGTGCCATTCGGCCTCGTCCAGGTCGGCGAACTTGCTGTGGCCGTCGACACCGACGTTGTTGACGAGCACGTCCAGGCCGCCCAGGTGCGTGCGGCACTCCTCGGCGAGCCGGGTGGCGTCCTGCCCGTCGGTGACGTCGGCGGCCACCAGGTGGTGTCCGGCTCCGCGGGCCGCCAGCGCGGCCGCCAGGCTGCGCGCGTCGTCACCCGTGGTGCGGTGGGCGACGACGACCCGGGCGCCCGCCTCGGCGAACGCCAGGGCCGTGGTCCGGCCGATGCCCCGGGTGCCGCCGGTGACCAGGACCCGCTTGCCGGCCAGCCCCGGCCCCGGCAGCACACCGGTGGCCGTACCGGCGGCGCTCATACCGCATCGGGCAGGTTGGCATTGATCATCTTGAGCAGCAGCCGCGGTGTCTCGGCCTCCACCACGGCGTCGTCGGACAGTTCGACGCCGTACTCGCGCTTGATGACGCCGGTCACCTGGAGCAGCGCGAGCGAGTCGTAGCCCAGTTCGAGGAACGGGGTGTCCAGCACCGCCTCGTCGGAGACGTCCGCGTCCTCGGCCTCGCCCGCGCACTCCAGCAGCTTCTCGGCCAGCTCACGCTGGGTGAAATCGCTCACTGGATCCTCCCTCCGTCTTTCGTCCACACGTAGAACGGGTTCGCCATCGCGTCCTTGGGTTCCTTCCAGTTCGGGTCGTAGGGCGACACGCACTGCGCGAGGCGGGTGTTGATGTCGTCGTAGAGAGGGTGACTGCGGGCGCGGTAGAGGTTGGGGGTGATGTCGTCGTCCGCCTCCACGAGGTGGAAGTACAGGTCGTGGAAGCTGAAGAGCGTCCGCCGCGCGACCCCCACCATGTGGGGCAGCTCGGTCCCGTCCGACTCCTCGAAGATGCTGGCGATGGAGTCGGCCCTGCCCGGCTCCATCCGCGCCACTATGAGCGTCCGGTGTGCCACCGTCGGCCTCCTTGGGGAAGGTGTGGAGCAGCCCGTCCCGGTCGGTCGGCGGGCCTGGCGGGCAGCGTGCCAGCGGCCTCTGGAGCCCCGCTCAATCCCGCCGCGGCCCCGGTGCGCCGCCCGCCCCCTCGCTTTCCACGTCCCGCGCTGCCGGGGCCGGTCCGGCGCGGTCAGCGCAGCGGACCGGTGATCACCGTGTTCCGCAGGGCCGCCTCCTGGGAGAGCAGCAGCGGCCTGCCGACCGTCCGGCCCTCCCGGCGGACACCGCTGGCGTGCGCGCCGTATCCGCCGCAGGGCAGATTGCCGTCCTCGGTGTCGAAAGGGGTGGCGTCGCGCAGCACGACGGCCGTGCCCAGGGTCCGTCCGGTCAGCCGCGGCTCGCCGAGGACCGCCGCGTACATCCCGCGCTCCAGCTCCAGGGGGTGCCGGGCCCAGCAGCGCAGCATCTCCGGGTCCTCGTAGGGGACGACGCAGAAGAGCGGCCCGGAGAGGGCGGGCGGATGGAAGTCGGGGTCCTCGTCGAACACCAGCAGGGAGGGCTCGACCTGCATCCGCTCCGGCTCCGTCCGGCCCCCGGCCACCACCCGGTCGGCGTGCTCGGTCAGGAAACGGTCGGCGCCCTCCACGGCCTCTCCGTAGGTGAGGGCGGTGAGCACGGCGTCGGGCCAGCCACGGGCGCCCACCGTCAGTACGGACAGTTCGGCGCGCAACCGGTCGACCAGCGCGTCCAGCCGCAGCCGGTGGACGAACAGCACGTCGGGGCAGAGCCGGTGCTGCCCGGAGTTGTAGAGCCGGGCGCGCAGCACCGCCCGGCAGGCGGCATCCGGATCGGCCCGCGGGCCGACCACCAGCGGGTTGGGCGCGGGCCCTGACAGCAGGAAGAGCGGACCGTCGCCGATCTCGGTCATCAGCTTCCCGCCCGCCGTGGCGGATCCGGTGAAGACGACGGCGTCGGACTCCGCGCAGACGGGCGTGAAGTCGTGCTGCGCGGCGTCGGTGAACCGGATCCGGGCGGCCAGCGCGGGGTCGAGGCCGCGGCTGACGGTCCGGTGCACCTCCAGGGCCGTCTCCCGGATCCGGGGCGTGGGCCGGACGACGACCTCGTCGCAGTAGAGCGCGGGCACCAGGCAGTGGCGCACGTAGGAGTAGAGCGCGGTGTCCTGCGGGAGCACGACGGAGACCCGGGAGAGCTGCGGCACTCCGGTACGGGCCAGCTCCCACGGCGCCCCGGCCACCGTGCGGAGCGAGCGCAGCAGTTCGTCGCGGGCACTGGCGCAGGTGGCGAGCCGGGTCAGGGCCGCCAGCAGTTCGGCGCGGCCGTCGAGCAGCGCGGCTGCCGCGCCGGTGGCCCGCTCGTGCACCGCCTCCAGGTCGGGCCACGGGCGGGTGACGGATTCCAGCACGGGCATGACGGGCTGGGTCATGGAGGACTCCTCGGGCACGGGCGGGTCCGCTCCCACCGGTTGCTTCAACCGGCACTCGACCCCGCCGGGTTACCTTTCCCTGCGGCTCACCGCCGCATTTCCGAGGAATCACCGATTTCGTGTATGTCAGCTCTGTGAGGGTGATTTCAGCGTAGGGGGTTCGGAGGCGGGGTGTCGAGAGGGCCGCCTCGGACCGGGCGGCCGGACCAGGAGGGGACCCGTCCATGACGCTGACCGCCCGCACCGGACCCGCCGCCCGCATCCGATCCGCGGAACCGCCCGGGGAGACCGCGCCCTGGGAGGGGCAGCCGCTGACCGACCACTGGGACACCGTCCGCGCCCTGGTGCGCTCCGCGCACCGGCGGCCGGCCGGGCCGGGCCCCGGCGACGGGCGGGACCCGGCCGGCTTCGTGCCGTACGCCGAACTCCCGGCCCTCGACGGCCCGCTGCGCGGCTATCTGGCAGCGGCCGGGACGCGGGTCACCCGGCTGCCCGACCATCGGGGCGTCCGCTGGCAGTTGTTCGACCACTGCACCGCCTCCGAGGGCCGCACGGCGCAGCCGGACGCGGCGCTGCTGCTCATCGCGCGGGCCGTGCAGCACACGCGGCGGACCGGCCGGCGGATCGCGCTGCTCGCGCCGTCGTCCGGCAACCTGGCGAGCGCGCTGCGCGAGGCGCTGCTGCGCACCCACCGGTACGGGCTGGCCCAGCCGGACCAGGTGCGGGTGATCGCGCTGGTGCCCGCCGCCGCCCGGCACCGGGTGGCCGACTCGCCGCTGGCCCGCCACCCGGAGCTGCGGCGGCGCAACCCCCTGGTCGTCCACCACGGTGCGGAGCCGGGCTCGGTGCACGAACTGGCCGCCGCCTACTGCCGGGCGCACGCCCGGGCACTGCACACCGGGACGGGAACCGCACTGTGGTACATCCGCGACCCCGTCGAGCACCGGGCAGCGGCCGCACTGCGCGCGTTCGTGGAGCGGGACGCGCTGGGCGCGGCGCCCGCGGCGGGCCGGGTGCACGCGCAGACCGCCGACACCGGATCCGCGGCGCTGGGGCACCGCGCGGGCAGCGTCCTGGCGGCGGACGGCGCGGCCGACGCGGCGGGGCCGCGTCCGCTGCTGGTGCAGCAGCCGCGCACCTGCGGGCTGGTGCTCCGGCTGCTGACCGGCTCGTGCTCCCTGGAGGGCGCGCCCCGGTACCGGTACGACGCGGCGCGCGGCCTGTACCACCAGGCTTCGGGCACCCCCGACCCGCACTTCCCCCGTACAGCGCACCACCCCGAGGAGGTCGTGGAACCCGCCTTCTTCACCCGGGCGCCCGGCACGGCACCGGAGGTGAGCGCGCTGCTGCGCGCCCACGGGGGTACCGGGATCGTCGTCTCCCGCTACGAGTGCCTGGCCCGCTATCCGTCCCTGCGCGCCCTGCTGGCCCCGGCCGGTGTCGCGCTGCCCGCCGACCCGGCCCGGTTGGCCGACTGGTCGCTGGTGATGGCGCTGACCGGGGCCCTGAACGCGGCCGAGCGCGGCCTGCCGGCCGCTCCGGAGGTGGTGGTGCACCGCACCGCTGCGCACAGCGCCGCGGACCGCGCCCCGGTACCCGGCCCACTGGCCCGGTACGCGGACTCCGCGGACGAACTGCACGCCGTACTGACCGGGGCGCTCGACGACCGTGGGCGGTCGTGGTGACGGGCGCCGGGATCCCGCCCGGCGCCGGTGGGCCCGGCGGTGGGCCGGCCGCCATGGTGCCCGGCGAGGCCGTGCGCGTCGGGCGGGCCGCCGCCGGCCTCCCCGCGCAGGGGCCGCTGCCCGCACGGCCGTTCGTGCTGCCGCGCGGCCGCTACGACGAGCTCTTCGAGACCGCGGCGACGTTGCTGACGCTGGTGCGCCGGGCGGTGCTGGCGCTCGGACCCACCTGGCCCGAACGGCTCGTCGCACTCGGCGCCGACCCCGCCGACCATCCCCCGCACTCGGGGCTGGAGACGGTGGAGACCGAGTGCTGTGCCCTGCTGGCCGGTGCCGACTTCCTGGTCGGGACGGGCGGGCCGCGACTGCTGGGCCTGGACACCGGCGGAACACTCGGCAGTCACCGGGAGACGGGGGTGCTCACCCGCGCCTGGCAGCGCGCCGCGGCCGCACCGCCGGAGGGACCGCTGTTCGGGCACGATCCGCGGACCGTACGCGCCGCCGCGCTCGCCGACCTGTGCGCACGCCGGGGACTGCCGCGCACGGTGGCCCTCATCGGCCCCGGCTTCCACCCCGACGAACTGCGCGAGCTGCGGGCGCACGGCTTCATCGCCGACCTGCTGCCCGGCACCGGCGCCCGGGACGGACCGGACCGGCGGAGCTACGCGCTGGGCCTGTTCGGCGGCGCGCCCACGACGGCCGGCGGAGCCGCCGCCCTGCCGAAGGCGTACCGTGCGGGCCTGCTGCTGCCGCAGCCGAGCAGCGCGCTGCTGGCCGACAAGCGGGCCCTCGCACTGGTCTCCGAAGGGCTGCCCTGGATGACCCGGGGCGAGCGGGCGCTGGTGGAACGCCGGCTGCCGTGGACCCGGATCACCCTGGCCGGGCGCACCACCTGGCACGGGACCGAACGGGACCTGCCGGGCCTGGTGCTCGAGGAACCCGAACGGTTCGTGCTCAAGCGGGCGGTCGCGGGAAGCGGGCCGGTCCTGGCCGGCCACGCGACGGAGCCGGCGGTCTGGGCGGCGGCGGTACGGCGCGCCTTCGGCCTCGGCGACAGCGTGGTGCAGGAATATGTGCGACCGGCGCCCCACCCGGTGGAGCTGAGCGACGGCACGGCCGCCCCGCGGGCCGTGCGCGCGGCCGCTCCGGTGCTCAGCCCGCTGCTGTTCGCCGGGCGGCCGGGCGGGTGCCGGGTCAGCTTCCCGGCACTCGCCCTCCCGGCGTCCGGTGCCGGC
It encodes the following:
- a CDS encoding multicopper oxidase family protein is translated as MPTRRNLLRAATAAGVAAAAPGGLAAGAHAAAPRLRGRAAGKAPSAGSPFTVPLEVQRPIRPLRLAGHDFYRLTPREADVGLLPGTTTRIRSFNGRISPLIMAERGRPVLVEQVNRMDVPFSMHLHGGHTPQRYDGHPMYQLEPGERRLFRYPNEQDAATLWLHDHSHEQHAENIYRGLAATYLLTDEFERHLPLPKGRYDVALQLRDAQFADDGALVWDLHGFRERHTVLVNGRPRPYFEVAARKYRLRLINTSNERVFSLQLGEGEEFTHIGTDGGLLPAPVPTRMLQLWPGERQEIVVDFARHGVGRRLVLANAHPYEGEAPEVMRFDVVRRAGDPSEVPETLRPVPDLGTSAVEREFVMAFDPKTGQHLINGEPFDMHRVDIRPRLDVAETWKIVNGDGELGIPHSMHPHLDAFRILDRNGKPPAAGEAGLKDVVAVPPGESVRIQVRFTEHTGLYMYHCHMLSHAQMGMMGQMEIVR
- a CDS encoding anthrone oxygenase family protein, which produces MRVDAVLGVAVLLGSGVTAGVLFAVALSVLPALFAMETGTYVHAHKLLGRNWDPTMPVVVLTSTGLAVALALIADDGAARGLFAAAAVLLLGVSAVSHLCNVPINRRVKAVADPRVLPADWEDPRPLWRRWHLLRTVLAVAALLLNAVAVTAL
- a CDS encoding SchA/CurD-like domain-containing protein; translation: MPYAAITYRVKPGYEDEIAEIFAHFKRVDTPDLAGDDGQAAGRLLGTGVFIKDDVMVRVIHYEGDFAAVGAHMARQKGVHVLEEKLQPYLAEPRDTASPEAFAAYFRDATMRSVAQLTVDTHPAGS
- a CDS encoding SDR family oxidoreductase produces the protein MSAAGTATGVLPGPGLAGKRVLVTGGTRGIGRTTALAFAEAGARVVVAHRTTGDDARSLAAALAARGAGHHLVAADVTDGQDATRLAEECRTHLGGLDVLVNNVGVDGHSKFADLDEAEWHRLMNSNVTSAYLVTRAVHELLADGASIVNVGASVALRGRPLGTHYSASKAALVGFGRALSKEVGDRGIRVNTVAPGVTATEDEPGAGLPPQLVERLAGMTALGRLGTAADVAGAVLYLAGDTARYVTGATLTVDGGI
- a CDS encoding acyl carrier protein — encoded protein: MSDFTQRELAEKLLECAGEAEDADVSDEAVLDTPFLELGYDSLALLQVTGVIKREYGVELSDDAVVEAETPRLLLKMINANLPDAV
- a CDS encoding TcmI family type II polyketide cyclase; this translates as MAHRTLIVARMEPGRADSIASIFEESDGTELPHMVGVARRTLFSFHDLYFHLVEADDDITPNLYRARSHPLYDDINTRLAQCVSPYDPNWKEPKDAMANPFYVWTKDGGRIQ
- a CDS encoding aldehyde dehydrogenase family protein is translated as MTQPVMPVLESVTRPWPDLEAVHERATGAAAALLDGRAELLAALTRLATCASARDELLRSLRTVAGAPWELARTGVPQLSRVSVVLPQDTALYSYVRHCLVPALYCDEVVVRPTPRIRETALEVHRTVSRGLDPALAARIRFTDAAQHDFTPVCAESDAVVFTGSATAGGKLMTEIGDGPLFLLSGPAPNPLVVGPRADPDAACRAVLRARLYNSGQHRLCPDVLFVHRLRLDALVDRLRAELSVLTVGARGWPDAVLTALTYGEAVEGADRFLTEHADRVVAGGRTEPERMQVEPSLLVFDEDPDFHPPALSGPLFCVVPYEDPEMLRCWARHPLELERGMYAAVLGEPRLTGRTLGTAVVLRDATPFDTEDGNLPCGGYGAHASGVRREGRTVGRPLLLSQEAALRNTVITGPLR
- a CDS encoding DUF6002 family protein — translated: MTLTARTGPAARIRSAEPPGETAPWEGQPLTDHWDTVRALVRSAHRRPAGPGPGDGRDPAGFVPYAELPALDGPLRGYLAAAGTRVTRLPDHRGVRWQLFDHCTASEGRTAQPDAALLLIARAVQHTRRTGRRIALLAPSSGNLASALREALLRTHRYGLAQPDQVRVIALVPAAARHRVADSPLARHPELRRRNPLVVHHGAEPGSVHELAAAYCRAHARALHTGTGTALWYIRDPVEHRAAAALRAFVERDALGAAPAAGRVHAQTADTGSAALGHRAGSVLAADGAADAAGPRPLLVQQPRTCGLVLRLLTGSCSLEGAPRYRYDAARGLYHQASGTPDPHFPRTAHHPEEVVEPAFFTRAPGTAPEVSALLRAHGGTGIVVSRYECLARYPSLRALLAPAGVALPADPARLADWSLVMALTGALNAAERGLPAAPEVVVHRTAAHSAADRAPVPGPLARYADSADELHAVLTGALDDRGRSW